The proteins below are encoded in one region of Oncorhynchus clarkii lewisi isolate Uvic-CL-2024 chromosome 33, UVic_Ocla_1.0, whole genome shotgun sequence:
- the LOC139392688 gene encoding small ribosomal subunit protein uS9 translates to MPAKGPLQSVQVFGRKKTATAVAHCKRGNGLIKVNGRPLEMIEPATLQYKLLEPVLLLGKERFAGVDIRVRVKGGGHVAQIYAIRQSISKALVAYYQKYVDEASKKEIKDILIQYDRTLLVADPRRCESKKFGGPGARARYQKSYR, encoded by the exons ATGCCGGCCAAAGGTCCTCTGCAATCTGTCCAGGTTTTCGGACGCAAA AAAACAGCCACCGCTGTTGCTCACTGCAAGAGGGGGAATGGCCTTATCAAGGTGAATGGCAGACCCCTTGAGATGATTGAGCCAGCCACACTCCAGTACAAG CTGCTGGAGCCAGTGCTGTTGCTGGGCAAGGAGCGTTTTGCTGGAGTTGACATCCGAGTCCGAGTGAAGGGTGGTGGACATGTAGCACAGATCTATG CAATTCGTCAGTCCATCTCCAAAGCCCTGGTCGCATACTACCAGAAAT ATGTGGATGAGGCCTCCAAGAAGGAGATCAAGGACATCCTGATCCAGTACGACAGGACCCTGCTGGTTGCCGACCCTCGTCGCTGCGAGTCCAAGAAGTTCGGTGGACCAGGAGCCCGTGCCCGCTACCAGAAGTCTTACCGTTAA